In Odontesthes bonariensis isolate fOdoBon6 chromosome 20, fOdoBon6.hap1, whole genome shotgun sequence, a genomic segment contains:
- the topbp1 gene encoding DNA topoisomerase 2-binding protein 1 isoform X2: MSKGDKEGFIVKFVESKGSKTEYAVEAYQAILELQSEKYLKTVEEEDVLKMDQKDKSLFVFSDFTTPAFLHCKKLGCRVVSPLVVLYCLQQQRCVPKAEEPVYNMAMADITISCTSLDKATRAEVMDLVQLMGGRVYLDLNVSVTHLIAGEVGSKKYLVAASLGKPILLPAWVKTCWEKSQDSLFRNADLPMEDYRCPVLLGCTVCVTGLSSTDRKEVQRLCEQHGANYTGQLKINECTHLIVSEPTGQKYECARKWNVYCVSLHWLFDSIEKGFCQDESRYTVKRNTAKSTRTHTSTPTGTNSKAEGPSLLGLSNISVSASRTLNDTALTNATISRLETSDPVDSLDLTVCPADDVLDGCKLYLCGLPGKKLEKLRRLVNAAGGLRFNQPSEELTHVVMGELEQELVKFLSKATHRPHVVTVQWLLDSFSRGNLLPEADFLHPGCLPPASSAVSVPAHRTPKPRPSDGPPAASPGTPSVNRAEEDLLSQYMDDDPTVVDMAPPAAENDSRKSISIAAEPQPEFWAPNHSRGPDQEPTLQEASEAGLFWGKSFLLLGFGTEAEAQLSMSVTENGGKVLMGRTRVVADYAVVPLFGCSVEATVDEVVTDTWLAMCVEKESVLQLSSNPLFTPVPVREGRFPLRGCVLSVSQFTGAERESLVELAKHLGANVQDYFVRLANQKKGMLASTHLVLQSPEGTKYQAAKKWGLPAVIMHWILESARTGQRAPEERYLVDLPASPERDEESFVGGSQKPAMPPPARSPEIPLLGLQSGKAVTPLDLGRFKSKMFRSVLDEMKAKENLGTPKQNQEGGRRNTLQKEPSLQLDTPSRIFSRDQRFKISFNVKDALEALETPGGRSKPVERVDTPLTDLIKRNMKVALANSSRTKVSEMEAASASPELTKTAEKEVPQQEAGPLTGVVICVGKKLSRMQSELNAVAASLGADFRWTCDDTVTHYIYQGRVGDNSREYRGVKERGLHVVSQYWLHACADEQRHVPESLYPFTYNPKMSLNMSQVPSNSQRSPPVTRTQPKDNTDPKRDQPELTAVEEAPTLRRVSDGSAEQEEMNDPTERRDTLEMRENLQRQLQEIMSATKMTTGRRTSVRLARMGSGGADSSPQTPDGNRGGRSGNRRTLEALRVPREAALDINTEPSQSEQIVWDDPTAREERAKLADNLQWPGSPSQHSEPLALAPPPNAETGPQFRDSMTDSELVELAACDVIEQQMGQRVMTPPSEEPEDDILTPKAPSIAFPLANPAVAPEPQEENGEEKQPPRFQLSSLSPQERIDYSHLIEELGGIVLDKQSFDPSCSHIIVGSPLRNEKYLAAMAAGKWILHRSYLEACRSVGHFIQEDEYEWGSSSILDALPSITSQQRRLALAAMRWRKALQGSSEDEGAFGGWTVMLNIDQSRESGFRRLLQSGGAKVLPSPSPSLYKDASHLFADFSRLKPGDFRVDVSEATAQGVTCLKPEYIADYLMQEPTPPIGLYHLTAAPSEEDPGTPSRKRKAAADASRLKKSRLN; encoded by the exons ATGTCCAAAGGAGACAAGGAAGGCTTTATTGTGAAGTTTGTGGAGAGTAAAGGATCCAAAACAGAGTATGCTGTCGAAGCGTACCAG GCAATATTGGAGCTGCAGTCTGAAAAGTACTTGAAAACTGTCGAGGAAGAAGATGTTTTAAAAATGGACCAGAAGGACAAGTCTCTGTTTGTATTCAGCGACTTCACCACTCCGGCCTTTCTGCACTGCAAAAAG CTGGGCTGTCGAGTTGTGAGCCCGCTGGTTGTATTGTACTGCCTGCAGCAACAGCGTTGTGTCCCCAAAGCAGAGGAGCCCGTATATAACATGGCTATGGCTGACATTACTATTTCCTGCACCAGCCTGGACAAAGCAACACGG GCAGAGGTGATGGATCTGGTGCAACTCATGGGTGGACGTGTCTATCTTGATCTTAATGTGTCTGTCACGCACCTAATTGCAGGAGAGGTGGGAAGCAAAAAGTACCTGGTTGCTGCCAGCCTGGGTAAACCCATCCTGCTGCCCGCGTGGGTCAAAACCTGCTGGGAGAAATCTCAGGATAG CCTTTTCAGGAATGCGGACCTGCCCATGGAGGACTATCGCTGCCCTGTGTTGCTTGGCTGCACTGTTTGCGTGACAGGCCTCTCAAGCACAGACCGCAAAGAGGTGCAGCGGCTCTGCGAGCAGCACGGAGCCAACTACACCGGCCAGCTCAAAATCAATGAGTGCACACACCTCATTGTTAGTGAGCCAACAG GTCAGAAGTACGAGTGCGCTCGAAAGTGGAACGTGTATTGTgtgtctttacactggctgttTGACAGCATAGAGAAGGGCTTCTGTCAGGATGAGAGCAGGTACACTGTGAAGCGCAACACAGCAAAATCCACAAGAACGCATACATCTACCCCAACAGGCACCAACAGCAAAGCAG AGGGCCCATCTTTGTTGGGTTTGAGCAACATTTCTGTCAGTGCCAGCAGGACATTAAACGACACAGCTCTCACAAACGCCACCATCAGCCGCCTGGAGACATCAGACCCCGTCGACAGTCTGGATCTCACTGTATGCCCAGCTGATGATGTATTGGATGGATGTAAG CTGTATTTATGTGGTCTGCCGGGGAAGAAGCTGGAGAAGCTGCGGCGTCTGGTGAACGCTGCAGGAGGTCTGCGCTTCAACCAGCCCAGTGAGGAGCTCACACATGTGGTGATGGGagagctggagcaggagctCGTGAAGTTTCTCTCCAAAGCAACTCATAG GCCTCATGTAGTTACAGTGCAATGGctgctggacagtttctccagGGGAAATCTGCTCCCAGAAGCAGATTTCCTCCATCCTGGCTGCCTTCCTCCTGCTTCATCCGCTGTGTCTGTTCCAGCTCATCGCACACCAAAGCCCCGGCCATCAGACGGTCCACCTGCTGCCAGCCCCGGCACTCCCAGTGTAAACCGAGCAGAGGAGGATTTGCTCTCACAGTACATGGATGATGACCCTACAGTGG TCGATATGGCACCACCAGCAGCAGAGAACGACAGCAGGAAGTCCATCAGTATAGCTGCCGAGCCCCAACCTGAGTTCTGGGCACCCAACCATTCCAGAGGACCGGACCAAGAGCCAACCCTGCAGGAAGCCAGCGAGGCGGGTCTTTTTTGGGGGAAATCCTTCCTTCTGTTGGGGTTTGGTACTGAGGCTGAGGCCCAGCTCTCCATGTCGGTCACAGAGAATGGGGGCAAGGTGCTGATGGGTCGTACTCGCGTCGTGGCAGACTATGCAGTGGTCCCGCTGTTTGGGTGCTCGGTCGAGGCCACGGTGGACGAGGTGGTCACAGACACCTGGCTG GCCATGTGTGTGGAGAAGGAGAGTGTTCTCCAGTTGTCCTCGAACCCTTTGTTCACCCCGGTTCCTGTGAGGGAGGGACGCTTTCCTCTCAGAGGCTGCGTTCTCTCGGTCAGCCAGTTCACCGGAGCAGAGAGGGAgtcactggtggagctggccaAGCACCTGGGAGCCAA CGTGCAGGATTACTTTGTGCGCCTGGCCAACCAGAAGAAAGGCATGCTGGCCAGCACTCATCTGGTGTTACAGAGTCCCGAAGGCACAAAGTACCAGGCAGCGAAGAAATGGGGGCTGCCTGCTGTTATCATGCACTGGATCCTGGAGTCAGCTCGAACGGGCCAAAGAGCTCCGGAGGAGAGATATCTGGTTGACTTGCCTGCATCACCAG AGAGAGATGAGGAGAGCTTCGTGGGTGGTTCCCAGAAGCCGGCGATGCCTCCACCAGCTCGTTCTCCAGAGATCCCCTTGCTGGGTCTACAGAGTGGCAAAGCTGTCACGCCGCTGGATTTAGGGCGCTTTAAGAGCAAAATGTTTCGCTCTGTGTTGGATGAGATGAAGGCTAAAGAGAACCTCGGCACGCCCAAACAAAACCAGGAGGGCGGCAGAAGGAACACGCTTCAGAAGGagccctcgctgcagctggacaCGCCTTCTCGTATTTTCAGCAGAGACCAGCGCTTCAAGATCTCCTTTAACGTCAAG GATGCACTCGAAGCTTTGGAAACTCCAGGTGGGAGATCGAAGCCGGTAGAGAGGGTGGATACTCCACTTACGGACCTTATCAAGAGGAACATGAAAGTGGCTCTGGCCAACAGCTCACGCACCAAAGTCTCCGAAATGGAAGCGGCCTCTGCGAGCCCCGAGCTTACAAAGACCGCTGAGAAGGAG GTGCCACAACAAGAAGCTGGACCCCTGACTGGTGTTGTGATCTGTGTGGGAAAGAAACTGAGCAGAATGCAGAGTGAATTAAATGCTGTTGCCGCCTCGCTTGGAGCCGACTTCAG GTGGACGTGTGACGACACGGTGACGCACTACATCTACCAGGGTCGAGTCGGGGACAACAGCCGCGAATACAGAGGAGTGAAAGAAAGAGGGCTGCATGTGGTCTCCCAGTACTGGCTGCATGCT TGTGCCGACGAGCAGAGGCACGTCCCGGAGTCCCTGTACCCTTTCACCTACAACCCCAAGATGAGCCTGAATATGAGCCAAGTGCCAAGCAACTCTCAGAGGTCTCCGCCTGTAACACGAACGCAACCTAAAGACAACACTGACCCCAAGCGTGACCAG CCTGAGCTCACAGCTGTAGAAGAAGCTCCAACTCTGCGCCGTGTGAGCGATGGCAGCGCAGAGCAGGAAGAGATGAACGACCCTACTGAAAGGAGGG ATACTCTGGAAATGAGAGAGAACCTCCAGAGACAGCTGCAGGAGATCATGTCAGCCACTAAAATGACGACTGGGAGGCGCACTTCAGTCAGACTGGCAAGGATGGGATCAGGAGGGGCCGACTCTAGCCCGCAGACACCTGACGGGAACCGAGGGGGACGCAGCGGGAACAGACGGACTCTGGAAGCTCTGAG GGTGCCCAGAGAAGCAGCTCTGGACATCAACACGGAGCCGTCTCAGAGCGAGCAGATAGTCTGGGATGACCCAACAGCCCGGGAGGAGAGGGCGAAGCTGGCCGATAATTTACAATGGCCCGGCAGCCCCTCGCAGCACTCGGAGCCCCTCGCCCTCGCACCTCCCCCCAACGCAGAAACCGGACCCCAATTCAGGGACTCTATGACTGACTCAGAGCTGGTAGAGCTGG CTGCTTGTGATGTTATTGAGCAGCAAATGGGTCAAAGGGTCATGACGCCCCCATCAGAGGAGCCCGAGGACGACATCCTCACTCCTAAAGCTCCCAGCATCGCTTTTCCTCTCGCCAACCCGGCGGTAGCCCCTGAGCCACAG GAGGAGAACGGGGAAGAAAAGCAGCCTCCCAGATTTCAGCTGTCCTCCCTCAGTCCTCAGGAGCGCATCGACTACAGTCACCTCATAGAGGAGCTGG GCGGGATCGTCCTGGACAAGCAGTCCTTCGACCCCAGCTGCTCCCACATCATTGTTGGGAGTCCTCTGCGGAACGAGAAGTATCTTGCAGCTATGGCAGCAGGTAAATGGATCCTGCACCGCTCCTACCTGGAGGCCTGTCGCTCTGTGGGCCACTTCATTCAG GAGGATGAGTATGAGTGGGGCAGCAGCTCTATTCTGGACGCGCTGCCCTCCATCACCTCCCAGCAGAGGAGACTGGCTTTAGCTGCCATGCGCTGGAGAAAAGCTCTTCAGGGAAGCTCTGAAGATGAG ggaGCCTTCGGAGGATGGACTGTGATGCTGAACATAGACCAGAGCAGagaatcaggcttcagacggtTACTGCAGTCTGGCGGGGCAAAG GTGCTGCCCAGTCCCTCCCCGTCCTTGTACAAAGACGCTTCGCACCTCTTCGCAGACTTTAGTCGGCTGAAACCCGGAGACTTCCGCGTGGACGTCTCAGAAGCGACCGCGCAGGGCGTGACGTGCTTGAAGCCGGAGTACATCGCAGATTACCTCATGCAG GAGCCGACTCCACCTATTGGGCTGTACCACCTGACTGCAGCGCCCTCTGAAGAAGATCCAGGGACTCCGTCTCGTAAACGCAAAGCCGCAGCAGACGCCTCCAGACTGAAAAAGAGCCGTCTGAACTGA
- the topbp1 gene encoding DNA topoisomerase 2-binding protein 1 isoform X1: MSKGDKEGFIVKFVESKGSKTEYAVEAYQAILELQSEKYLKTVEEEDVLKMDQKDKSLFVFSDFTTPAFLHCKKLGCRVVSPLVVLYCLQQQRCVPKAEEPVYNMAMADITISCTSLDKATRAEVMDLVQLMGGRVYLDLNVSVTHLIAGEVGSKKYLVAASLGKPILLPAWVKTCWEKSQDSLFRNADLPMEDYRCPVLLGCTVCVTGLSSTDRKEVQRLCEQHGANYTGQLKINECTHLIVSEPTGQKYECARKWNVYCVSLHWLFDSIEKGFCQDESRYTVKRNTAKSTRTHTSTPTGTNSKAEGPSLLGLSNISVSASRTLNDTALTNATISRLETSDPVDSLDLTVCPADDVLDGCKLYLCGLPGKKLEKLRRLVNAAGGLRFNQPSEELTHVVMGELEQELVKFLSKATHRPHVVTVQWLLDSFSRGNLLPEADFLHPGCLPPASSAVSVPAHRTPKPRPSDGPPAASPGTPSVNRAEEDLLSQYMDDDPTVVDMAPPAAENDSRKSISIAAEPQPEFWAPNHSRGPDQEPTLQEASEAGLFWGKSFLLLGFGTEAEAQLSMSVTENGGKVLMGRTRVVADYAVVPLFGCSVEATVDEVVTDTWLAMCVEKESVLQLSSNPLFTPVPVREGRFPLRGCVLSVSQFTGAERESLVELAKHLGANVQDYFVRLANQKKGMLASTHLVLQSPEGTKYQAAKKWGLPAVIMHWILESARTGQRAPEERYLVDLPASPERDEESFVGGSQKPAMPPPARSPEIPLLGLQSGKAVTPLDLGRFKSKMFRSVLDEMKAKENLGTPKQNQEGGRRNTLQKEPSLQLDTPSRIFSRDQRFKISFNVKDALEALETPGGRSKPVERVDTPLTDLIKRNMKVALANSSRTKVSEMEAASASPELTKTAEKEVPQQEAGPLTGVVICVGKKLSRMQSELNAVAASLGADFRWTCDDTVTHYIYQGRVGDNSREYRGVKERGLHVVSQYWLHACADEQRHVPESLYPFTYNPKMSLNMSQVPSNSQRSPPVTRTQPKDNTDPKRDQVGLTMAPELTAVEEAPTLRRVSDGSAEQEEMNDPTERRDTLEMRENLQRQLQEIMSATKMTTGRRTSVRLARMGSGGADSSPQTPDGNRGGRSGNRRTLEALRVPREAALDINTEPSQSEQIVWDDPTAREERAKLADNLQWPGSPSQHSEPLALAPPPNAETGPQFRDSMTDSELVELAACDVIEQQMGQRVMTPPSEEPEDDILTPKAPSIAFPLANPAVAPEPQEENGEEKQPPRFQLSSLSPQERIDYSHLIEELGGIVLDKQSFDPSCSHIIVGSPLRNEKYLAAMAAGKWILHRSYLEACRSVGHFIQEDEYEWGSSSILDALPSITSQQRRLALAAMRWRKALQGSSEDEGAFGGWTVMLNIDQSRESGFRRLLQSGGAKVLPSPSPSLYKDASHLFADFSRLKPGDFRVDVSEATAQGVTCLKPEYIADYLMQEPTPPIGLYHLTAAPSEEDPGTPSRKRKAAADASRLKKSRLN; the protein is encoded by the exons ATGTCCAAAGGAGACAAGGAAGGCTTTATTGTGAAGTTTGTGGAGAGTAAAGGATCCAAAACAGAGTATGCTGTCGAAGCGTACCAG GCAATATTGGAGCTGCAGTCTGAAAAGTACTTGAAAACTGTCGAGGAAGAAGATGTTTTAAAAATGGACCAGAAGGACAAGTCTCTGTTTGTATTCAGCGACTTCACCACTCCGGCCTTTCTGCACTGCAAAAAG CTGGGCTGTCGAGTTGTGAGCCCGCTGGTTGTATTGTACTGCCTGCAGCAACAGCGTTGTGTCCCCAAAGCAGAGGAGCCCGTATATAACATGGCTATGGCTGACATTACTATTTCCTGCACCAGCCTGGACAAAGCAACACGG GCAGAGGTGATGGATCTGGTGCAACTCATGGGTGGACGTGTCTATCTTGATCTTAATGTGTCTGTCACGCACCTAATTGCAGGAGAGGTGGGAAGCAAAAAGTACCTGGTTGCTGCCAGCCTGGGTAAACCCATCCTGCTGCCCGCGTGGGTCAAAACCTGCTGGGAGAAATCTCAGGATAG CCTTTTCAGGAATGCGGACCTGCCCATGGAGGACTATCGCTGCCCTGTGTTGCTTGGCTGCACTGTTTGCGTGACAGGCCTCTCAAGCACAGACCGCAAAGAGGTGCAGCGGCTCTGCGAGCAGCACGGAGCCAACTACACCGGCCAGCTCAAAATCAATGAGTGCACACACCTCATTGTTAGTGAGCCAACAG GTCAGAAGTACGAGTGCGCTCGAAAGTGGAACGTGTATTGTgtgtctttacactggctgttTGACAGCATAGAGAAGGGCTTCTGTCAGGATGAGAGCAGGTACACTGTGAAGCGCAACACAGCAAAATCCACAAGAACGCATACATCTACCCCAACAGGCACCAACAGCAAAGCAG AGGGCCCATCTTTGTTGGGTTTGAGCAACATTTCTGTCAGTGCCAGCAGGACATTAAACGACACAGCTCTCACAAACGCCACCATCAGCCGCCTGGAGACATCAGACCCCGTCGACAGTCTGGATCTCACTGTATGCCCAGCTGATGATGTATTGGATGGATGTAAG CTGTATTTATGTGGTCTGCCGGGGAAGAAGCTGGAGAAGCTGCGGCGTCTGGTGAACGCTGCAGGAGGTCTGCGCTTCAACCAGCCCAGTGAGGAGCTCACACATGTGGTGATGGGagagctggagcaggagctCGTGAAGTTTCTCTCCAAAGCAACTCATAG GCCTCATGTAGTTACAGTGCAATGGctgctggacagtttctccagGGGAAATCTGCTCCCAGAAGCAGATTTCCTCCATCCTGGCTGCCTTCCTCCTGCTTCATCCGCTGTGTCTGTTCCAGCTCATCGCACACCAAAGCCCCGGCCATCAGACGGTCCACCTGCTGCCAGCCCCGGCACTCCCAGTGTAAACCGAGCAGAGGAGGATTTGCTCTCACAGTACATGGATGATGACCCTACAGTGG TCGATATGGCACCACCAGCAGCAGAGAACGACAGCAGGAAGTCCATCAGTATAGCTGCCGAGCCCCAACCTGAGTTCTGGGCACCCAACCATTCCAGAGGACCGGACCAAGAGCCAACCCTGCAGGAAGCCAGCGAGGCGGGTCTTTTTTGGGGGAAATCCTTCCTTCTGTTGGGGTTTGGTACTGAGGCTGAGGCCCAGCTCTCCATGTCGGTCACAGAGAATGGGGGCAAGGTGCTGATGGGTCGTACTCGCGTCGTGGCAGACTATGCAGTGGTCCCGCTGTTTGGGTGCTCGGTCGAGGCCACGGTGGACGAGGTGGTCACAGACACCTGGCTG GCCATGTGTGTGGAGAAGGAGAGTGTTCTCCAGTTGTCCTCGAACCCTTTGTTCACCCCGGTTCCTGTGAGGGAGGGACGCTTTCCTCTCAGAGGCTGCGTTCTCTCGGTCAGCCAGTTCACCGGAGCAGAGAGGGAgtcactggtggagctggccaAGCACCTGGGAGCCAA CGTGCAGGATTACTTTGTGCGCCTGGCCAACCAGAAGAAAGGCATGCTGGCCAGCACTCATCTGGTGTTACAGAGTCCCGAAGGCACAAAGTACCAGGCAGCGAAGAAATGGGGGCTGCCTGCTGTTATCATGCACTGGATCCTGGAGTCAGCTCGAACGGGCCAAAGAGCTCCGGAGGAGAGATATCTGGTTGACTTGCCTGCATCACCAG AGAGAGATGAGGAGAGCTTCGTGGGTGGTTCCCAGAAGCCGGCGATGCCTCCACCAGCTCGTTCTCCAGAGATCCCCTTGCTGGGTCTACAGAGTGGCAAAGCTGTCACGCCGCTGGATTTAGGGCGCTTTAAGAGCAAAATGTTTCGCTCTGTGTTGGATGAGATGAAGGCTAAAGAGAACCTCGGCACGCCCAAACAAAACCAGGAGGGCGGCAGAAGGAACACGCTTCAGAAGGagccctcgctgcagctggacaCGCCTTCTCGTATTTTCAGCAGAGACCAGCGCTTCAAGATCTCCTTTAACGTCAAG GATGCACTCGAAGCTTTGGAAACTCCAGGTGGGAGATCGAAGCCGGTAGAGAGGGTGGATACTCCACTTACGGACCTTATCAAGAGGAACATGAAAGTGGCTCTGGCCAACAGCTCACGCACCAAAGTCTCCGAAATGGAAGCGGCCTCTGCGAGCCCCGAGCTTACAAAGACCGCTGAGAAGGAG GTGCCACAACAAGAAGCTGGACCCCTGACTGGTGTTGTGATCTGTGTGGGAAAGAAACTGAGCAGAATGCAGAGTGAATTAAATGCTGTTGCCGCCTCGCTTGGAGCCGACTTCAG GTGGACGTGTGACGACACGGTGACGCACTACATCTACCAGGGTCGAGTCGGGGACAACAGCCGCGAATACAGAGGAGTGAAAGAAAGAGGGCTGCATGTGGTCTCCCAGTACTGGCTGCATGCT TGTGCCGACGAGCAGAGGCACGTCCCGGAGTCCCTGTACCCTTTCACCTACAACCCCAAGATGAGCCTGAATATGAGCCAAGTGCCAAGCAACTCTCAGAGGTCTCCGCCTGTAACACGAACGCAACCTAAAGACAACACTGACCCCAAGCGTGACCAGGTGGGTCTAACGATGGCT CCTGAGCTCACAGCTGTAGAAGAAGCTCCAACTCTGCGCCGTGTGAGCGATGGCAGCGCAGAGCAGGAAGAGATGAACGACCCTACTGAAAGGAGGG ATACTCTGGAAATGAGAGAGAACCTCCAGAGACAGCTGCAGGAGATCATGTCAGCCACTAAAATGACGACTGGGAGGCGCACTTCAGTCAGACTGGCAAGGATGGGATCAGGAGGGGCCGACTCTAGCCCGCAGACACCTGACGGGAACCGAGGGGGACGCAGCGGGAACAGACGGACTCTGGAAGCTCTGAG GGTGCCCAGAGAAGCAGCTCTGGACATCAACACGGAGCCGTCTCAGAGCGAGCAGATAGTCTGGGATGACCCAACAGCCCGGGAGGAGAGGGCGAAGCTGGCCGATAATTTACAATGGCCCGGCAGCCCCTCGCAGCACTCGGAGCCCCTCGCCCTCGCACCTCCCCCCAACGCAGAAACCGGACCCCAATTCAGGGACTCTATGACTGACTCAGAGCTGGTAGAGCTGG CTGCTTGTGATGTTATTGAGCAGCAAATGGGTCAAAGGGTCATGACGCCCCCATCAGAGGAGCCCGAGGACGACATCCTCACTCCTAAAGCTCCCAGCATCGCTTTTCCTCTCGCCAACCCGGCGGTAGCCCCTGAGCCACAG GAGGAGAACGGGGAAGAAAAGCAGCCTCCCAGATTTCAGCTGTCCTCCCTCAGTCCTCAGGAGCGCATCGACTACAGTCACCTCATAGAGGAGCTGG GCGGGATCGTCCTGGACAAGCAGTCCTTCGACCCCAGCTGCTCCCACATCATTGTTGGGAGTCCTCTGCGGAACGAGAAGTATCTTGCAGCTATGGCAGCAGGTAAATGGATCCTGCACCGCTCCTACCTGGAGGCCTGTCGCTCTGTGGGCCACTTCATTCAG GAGGATGAGTATGAGTGGGGCAGCAGCTCTATTCTGGACGCGCTGCCCTCCATCACCTCCCAGCAGAGGAGACTGGCTTTAGCTGCCATGCGCTGGAGAAAAGCTCTTCAGGGAAGCTCTGAAGATGAG ggaGCCTTCGGAGGATGGACTGTGATGCTGAACATAGACCAGAGCAGagaatcaggcttcagacggtTACTGCAGTCTGGCGGGGCAAAG GTGCTGCCCAGTCCCTCCCCGTCCTTGTACAAAGACGCTTCGCACCTCTTCGCAGACTTTAGTCGGCTGAAACCCGGAGACTTCCGCGTGGACGTCTCAGAAGCGACCGCGCAGGGCGTGACGTGCTTGAAGCCGGAGTACATCGCAGATTACCTCATGCAG GAGCCGACTCCACCTATTGGGCTGTACCACCTGACTGCAGCGCCCTCTGAAGAAGATCCAGGGACTCCGTCTCGTAAACGCAAAGCCGCAGCAGACGCCTCCAGACTGAAAAAGAGCCGTCTGAACTGA